A stretch of the uncultured Desulfobacter sp. genome encodes the following:
- a CDS encoding ParB/RepB/Spo0J family partition protein has product MTFGDQFKESFGEKMLNSIITQDDIKNIPLSQIDFDDTQFEYRVTRDLAPLVESLKKDGQKIPAIVRKKQNKYQLICGFRRARALQKIGTPTIKAFVYETLSDQEAHRISIIENEERKNLNDIDRANAIVKLKKESFKIDDIINITGLSERSIHDIAKLLETPEIIQKNIDRLGRSKAILIHRHRELFPSVDTFNAFVVSAVEQEMSRREIQNHCNRLKSTPREEQTKRSPMTFNFPLPSNISSRKGGIVMTADTKADLIDTLENFLELLRKEV; this is encoded by the coding sequence ATGACTTTTGGCGACCAGTTTAAGGAATCCTTTGGAGAAAAAATGCTAAACAGCATTATCACACAGGATGACATTAAAAATATCCCTTTGTCACAAATCGACTTCGATGACACCCAGTTTGAATACCGGGTCACCAGGGACCTGGCGCCACTGGTAGAATCGCTAAAAAAAGACGGTCAAAAAATCCCCGCCATAGTACGAAAAAAACAAAACAAATATCAGTTGATCTGCGGATTCAGGCGCGCCCGGGCACTACAAAAAATCGGTACCCCCACCATCAAGGCGTTTGTCTATGAGACGCTTTCCGATCAGGAAGCCCACCGCATATCCATTATAGAAAATGAAGAGCGAAAAAATCTTAATGACATTGATCGAGCCAATGCCATCGTAAAATTAAAAAAAGAATCATTTAAAATAGATGATATCATTAATATTACAGGGCTTTCAGAACGATCAATTCACGATATCGCCAAACTGCTTGAGACCCCTGAAATCATACAAAAGAATATAGACCGACTTGGACGTTCAAAAGCAATTCTCATCCATCGCCACAGAGAATTGTTCCCATCCGTTGACACCTTTAATGCTTTTGTTGTCAGCGCCGTAGAACAAGAGATGTCCCGCAGAGAAATTCAAAACCATTGTAACCGATTAAAATCAACACCTCGCGAAGAACAAACAAAACGATCCCCGATGACGTTTAACTTCCCACTCCCTTCAAATATCAGCTCCCGAAAAGGCGGTATCGTTATGACCGCAGATACCAAAGCAGACCTTATTGACACGCTTGAAAACTTTCTTGAATTACTGAGAAAAGAAGTCTAA
- the asnS gene encoding asparagine--tRNA ligase, translating to MKRTKIKAVLDMAASPGEVFVQGWVRTKRDAKDFSFIELNDGSCLANIQVIAGNDLAEYGQVEKLTTGSAVGVTGTLVASPGKGQKWEIQATAVDVISIAPENYPLQKKRHTDEFLRTIAHLRPRTNKYGAAFRIRSRMAQAIHIFYLDKGFYYLHSPLLTGSDCEGAGEMFRVTGLDPADVQKQGKMDFSKDFFGREANLTVSGQLSAEMFALSLGDVYTFSPAFRAENSNTRRHAAEFWMLEPEMAFCDLDGDMDHAEELVKYLVNHAMEYCKEDLDLFTRFVDKTLGARLETLISKPFARLSYTDAVDILKKSGKKFEYPVEYGIDLQSEHERFLAEEHFKTPVFLINYPKEIKPFYMHMNDDGKTVAAMDLLVPGIGELIGGSQREERLDSLEARMDEIGLDKDAYWWYLDSRRFGTVPHAGFGMGFERFLMMITGISNIRDVIAFPRTPGAIDF from the coding sequence ATGAAAAGAACCAAGATAAAGGCTGTGTTGGACATGGCCGCTTCGCCCGGTGAGGTCTTTGTACAAGGATGGGTTCGGACCAAAAGAGATGCAAAAGATTTTAGTTTTATTGAGCTCAATGACGGATCCTGCCTGGCCAATATCCAGGTGATTGCTGGAAATGACCTGGCTGAATACGGTCAGGTGGAAAAATTGACCACAGGGTCTGCGGTCGGCGTAACCGGGACACTGGTGGCATCCCCAGGCAAGGGCCAGAAATGGGAAATCCAGGCCACTGCCGTGGATGTGATCAGCATCGCACCGGAAAACTATCCATTGCAGAAAAAGCGGCATACCGACGAATTTTTACGCACAATTGCCCACCTGCGGCCCCGAACCAACAAATACGGGGCCGCTTTCAGGATCAGATCCCGGATGGCCCAGGCCATACATATCTTTTATCTGGACAAAGGGTTTTATTATCTACACTCCCCGTTACTCACAGGTTCTGACTGCGAGGGTGCAGGCGAAATGTTCCGGGTGACGGGTCTGGACCCGGCAGATGTGCAAAAACAGGGGAAGATGGATTTTTCAAAGGACTTTTTCGGCCGGGAAGCCAATCTTACCGTGTCCGGCCAGCTCTCGGCCGAAATGTTTGCCCTGTCCCTGGGTGATGTCTATACCTTCAGCCCGGCTTTCAGGGCGGAAAATTCCAACACACGCCGCCATGCCGCAGAGTTCTGGATGCTGGAGCCGGAGATGGCCTTTTGTGATCTTGACGGGGATATGGATCATGCCGAAGAGTTGGTTAAATACCTGGTCAACCATGCCATGGAGTATTGTAAAGAGGATCTGGATTTGTTCACGCGCTTCGTGGACAAAACCCTGGGGGCGCGCCTGGAAACCCTAATCAGCAAACCCTTTGCCCGGCTCTCTTACACCGACGCCGTGGATATTTTAAAAAAAAGCGGCAAAAAATTCGAATATCCGGTTGAGTACGGTATTGATTTGCAGTCTGAACACGAACGGTTTCTGGCCGAAGAGCATTTTAAAACTCCGGTATTTCTTATCAATTATCCAAAAGAGATCAAACCTTTTTATATGCACATGAACGACGACGGCAAAACCGTGGCGGCCATGGATCTTTTGGTCCCGGGCATCGGCGAGCTCATTGGGGGCAGCCAGAGAGAGGAGCGTTTAGACTCCCTGGAAGCCCGAATGGATGAGATAGGCCTTGATAAAGATGCATACTGGTGGTACCTGGATTCCCGCAGGTTCGGCACCGTGCCCCACGCGGGCTTCGGCATGGGTTTTGAGCGGTTTTTGATGATGATCACCGGGATCTCCAATATTCGGGATGTGATTGCATTCCCGAGAACCCCAGGTGCCATTGATTTTTAA
- a CDS encoding zf-TFIIB domain-containing protein, with protein MPNKFKKMNCPVDRTTLKETAVENVILQQCPKCGGLWLPPTALKQFYQLHGIDFSSLKDNLDKNTCNINKQILCPSDNFRMTLYPFHGLEIDICTSCWGIWLDGGELELILKKTKKFWGEMALDFGCECVEETSPDIFFCVGDIIVEGSKEIIEFIMDAISSL; from the coding sequence ATGCCGAATAAATTTAAAAAGATGAATTGTCCAGTAGACAGAACAACATTAAAAGAAACTGCTGTTGAAAATGTTATTTTACAGCAGTGCCCAAAATGTGGTGGGCTTTGGCTACCTCCGACCGCTTTAAAACAGTTTTACCAATTGCATGGAATAGACTTTTCATCTTTAAAGGATAATCTTGATAAAAATACCTGCAACATCAACAAGCAGATATTATGCCCATCAGATAATTTCCGTATGACTCTTTATCCATTCCATGGTCTAGAGATTGATATTTGTACTTCATGCTGGGGAATATGGCTTGATGGGGGTGAGTTGGAACTGATACTTAAAAAAACAAAAAAATTTTGGGGAGAAATGGCGTTAGATTTTGGTTGCGAATGTGTGGAAGAAACTTCACCTGATATATTTTTTTGTGTCGGAGACATAATCGTTGAAGGTAGCAAGGAAATTATTGAGTTCATCATGGATGCCATTTCTTCTTTATAG
- a CDS encoding chemotaxis protein CheD, which translates to MEHIVGVADMKVSNRTGDTIVTYSLGSCIGLAIYDPQIKVGGMLHYMLPNSAIDPVKAKSNPFMFADTGIPELFKQIYALGAEKSRIKVFVAGGSEIMEQEGIFNLGRQNYSALMQILNKNNVSIWKQAVGGYSNRTIKMEITSGNIYLKTSGLGEVQL; encoded by the coding sequence ATGGAACACATCGTAGGTGTAGCAGATATGAAAGTCAGCAACCGAACCGGTGATACCATTGTGACATACTCCCTTGGTTCATGCATCGGGCTTGCAATATATGACCCCCAAATCAAAGTAGGGGGGATGCTTCACTATATGCTCCCGAACTCCGCTATTGATCCTGTAAAGGCAAAAAGCAATCCGTTTATGTTCGCTGATACCGGCATTCCAGAGCTGTTCAAACAAATATATGCACTAGGTGCCGAAAAATCCAGAATCAAAGTTTTTGTTGCAGGCGGCTCCGAAATTATGGAGCAGGAAGGTATTTTTAATCTTGGCAGACAAAACTATTCAGCGCTGATGCAGATATTAAACAAAAACAATGTTTCTATCTGGAAACAGGCTGTGGGGGGGTATTCAAACAGAACAATAAAAATGGAAATCACCTCCGGAAACATTTATCTGAAAACATCCGGATTAGGGGAGGTGCAGTTATGA
- a CDS encoding AAA family ATPase, with protein MSLKIIDLETTKRILNIELPVLYEKIAAGQYPSLAKRNNKSYYSVHDLDTILNNQTKQIATFMNIKGGVGKTTLSTNMAAGLALSGKKVLFLDFDPQANGTVIVSGKDNFEKSFYNYLTGEKGLSDLICDTQIDNLKFIPSNMILFNFNTAKYDLATLGKFEEDLDEIKNDFDVIIIDTPPSTFGLLAVLGVIVSTNIYICVEPGSLSLENMGIIFKEIAALKRILSQEPIVKVLLNKLDNRTKISSESNKLLQSTFNDRMADSTIRINTKFIEASANYQSIFEHHLKSAEDIIKLIIEFRWGVK; from the coding sequence ATGAGTCTAAAAATCATAGATCTTGAAACCACAAAGAGGATTCTGAACATAGAGCTTCCAGTGCTTTATGAAAAAATTGCCGCAGGACAGTACCCTTCGCTGGCCAAAAGGAATAACAAAAGCTACTACTCAGTCCATGACCTTGATACCATATTAAATAACCAGACAAAACAGATCGCAACGTTCATGAATATCAAAGGAGGTGTCGGCAAAACCACATTATCCACAAACATGGCTGCGGGGTTGGCGCTCTCCGGTAAAAAAGTACTATTTCTTGACTTTGATCCCCAGGCAAACGGAACAGTCATTGTAAGCGGCAAAGACAATTTTGAAAAATCATTTTACAATTACCTGACAGGGGAAAAAGGACTTTCCGATCTCATATGCGATACCCAGATAGACAACCTGAAGTTCATCCCTTCAAACATGATTCTATTCAATTTTAATACTGCTAAATATGATCTGGCAACTCTGGGAAAATTTGAAGAGGATCTGGATGAGATCAAAAACGATTTTGACGTCATTATCATAGACACCCCGCCCTCAACGTTCGGCCTTCTGGCTGTGCTGGGAGTCATTGTTTCCACAAATATCTATATCTGCGTCGAACCAGGTTCTCTGAGCCTGGAGAACATGGGTATCATTTTTAAAGAAATTGCTGCGTTAAAACGAATATTGAGCCAGGAACCGATCGTAAAAGTACTGTTAAACAAACTTGACAACCGAACTAAAATTTCCAGTGAAAGCAATAAACTTCTCCAAAGCACCTTCAATGATAGAATGGCAGACAGCACCATCCGCATCAACACCAAGTTCATTGAAGCCTCAGCCAATTATCAATCTATTTTTGAGCACCATTTGAAAAGCGCTGAAGATATTATAAAACTGATCATTGAATTCAGATGGGGGGTAAAATGA
- a CDS encoding DJ-1/PfpI family protein: MNIGIYIYDDAEVLDFSGPFEVFTTASRVCPDNEPFNVFLVGETQNAVRARGGYQVSPHYDISNHPVINLLIVAGGVPDQELQKPCVLKWIKNQSEQAQYTASVCTGVFLLGAAEVVTTQNVTTHWEDISALQQQFPKLQVHRDVRWVEDGNIFTSAGISAGIDMSLHLVKILHSPTLSEKTARQMEYEPG, translated from the coding sequence ATGAACATTGGAATATACATTTATGATGACGCTGAAGTTTTGGATTTTTCAGGTCCCTTTGAAGTTTTTACTACCGCATCCAGAGTCTGTCCTGATAACGAGCCGTTCAATGTGTTCCTGGTCGGTGAGACCCAAAATGCCGTTCGGGCCAGGGGTGGATACCAGGTTAGCCCTCACTACGATATTTCCAACCATCCTGTTATCAACCTTTTAATTGTGGCTGGCGGCGTCCCGGATCAGGAGCTTCAAAAGCCCTGTGTCCTGAAGTGGATTAAGAATCAGTCCGAACAGGCACAGTATACGGCGTCTGTCTGCACCGGGGTTTTTCTTCTGGGTGCAGCCGAGGTCGTGACTACCCAGAATGTTACCACTCACTGGGAAGATATTTCGGCTTTACAGCAGCAATTCCCCAAACTTCAGGTTCATCGGGATGTCCGGTGGGTGGAAGACGGTAATATTTTTACCTCCGCCGGCATCTCGGCCGGTATAGATATGAGCTTGCATCTGGTAAAAATACTTCATAGCCCGACACTGTCCGAAAAGACCGCCCGGCAGATGGAATATGAACCCGGGTAG
- the hisF gene encoding imidazole glycerol phosphate synthase subunit HisF → MKITVLDYGAGNVRSLINAVEKMGGSIKMVEKPEDILAAERLIFPGVGNYGAMLEILHERGFVEPLRQYLNADRPFLGICVGMQALFEGSEEELVATNESIGFFKGRVKRFRTELSVPHIGWNGIHIKQDSPFLDGVDPDTKFYFVHSYHIVPENPDVILTTTTYDYPYASAVQQGNVIGTQFHPEKSGAAGMTLLDNFIHSDSLKARGSADIPSKGLSKRVIACLDVRSNDNGDLVVTKGDQYDVREEGSVRNLGKPVALAKKYYEQGADEITFLNITGFRDFPLEDMPMLKVLEETSKQVFVPLTIGGGIREFTDAQGRHYSSLDVAARYFRAGADKISIGSDAVHIAMAYLESGLKTKKSAIEEISRVYGAQAVVISVDPQRVWVASPEDEPKHHVVKVTSGEKGPNGEAYCWYQCTVSGGRKAMDLDAVALAKACEELGAGEILLNCIDKDGTNSGFDLDLINAVRSNVTIPVIASSGAGCEAHFAEVFKFTKAEAALAAGIFHREEVPIQSVKQHLAEQGIEVRK, encoded by the coding sequence ATGAAGATTACCGTATTAGACTATGGGGCCGGCAATGTCCGCAGCCTGATCAATGCTGTGGAAAAGATGGGCGGCAGCATTAAAATGGTTGAGAAACCTGAAGATATCCTGGCAGCTGAAAGGCTGATTTTCCCCGGTGTGGGCAATTACGGGGCCATGCTTGAAATCCTCCATGAGCGGGGATTTGTTGAGCCCCTGCGCCAATATCTCAATGCTGACCGGCCGTTTCTGGGTATCTGTGTGGGTATGCAGGCCCTGTTTGAAGGCAGTGAGGAAGAACTGGTCGCCACCAATGAGAGTATTGGTTTTTTCAAGGGCCGGGTGAAACGCTTTAGAACAGAACTGTCAGTGCCCCACATCGGGTGGAACGGTATCCATATCAAACAGGATTCGCCTTTTCTTGACGGGGTGGATCCGGATACAAAATTTTATTTTGTTCACTCCTACCATATTGTGCCGGAGAACCCCGATGTTATTCTGACTACCACCACCTATGATTACCCCTATGCCTCGGCTGTCCAGCAGGGCAATGTGATCGGCACCCAGTTTCATCCGGAAAAAAGCGGAGCTGCCGGCATGACGCTGCTTGATAACTTCATTCACTCCGACAGTCTGAAAGCCCGGGGTTCCGCGGATATACCATCCAAAGGCCTGTCGAAAAGGGTAATTGCCTGTCTTGATGTCCGGTCCAATGACAACGGGGATTTAGTGGTCACCAAGGGGGATCAGTATGACGTCAGGGAAGAGGGCAGTGTCAGGAATCTTGGTAAACCCGTGGCATTGGCCAAAAAATATTACGAGCAGGGTGCTGACGAGATCACCTTTCTAAATATCACAGGATTCAGGGATTTCCCTCTGGAGGATATGCCCATGCTTAAGGTTTTGGAAGAAACCTCGAAGCAAGTGTTTGTGCCTCTGACGATTGGCGGCGGTATCCGGGAATTTACAGATGCCCAGGGACGGCACTATTCGTCCCTGGATGTTGCGGCCAGGTATTTCAGGGCGGGTGCGGATAAGATCTCCATTGGATCTGATGCGGTTCATATCGCCATGGCATACCTTGAATCAGGCCTGAAAACAAAGAAATCAGCCATTGAAGAGATCTCAAGAGTCTACGGGGCCCAGGCTGTGGTGATTTCTGTTGATCCCCAAAGGGTATGGGTCGCTTCTCCGGAAGATGAGCCTAAACACCATGTGGTCAAGGTGACCTCCGGTGAAAAAGGCCCCAATGGAGAGGCATATTGCTGGTACCAGTGTACGGTAAGCGGGGGGCGAAAAGCCATGGATCTTGATGCGGTCGCCCTAGCAAAAGCCTGTGAAGAACTTGGGGCCGGTGAGATTCTGCTCAACTGCATAGATAAAGACGGGACAAACTCGGGGTTTGATCTGGACTTGATCAATGCTGTGCGCAGCAACGTCACCATCCCGGTGATTGCCTCGTCCGGTGCCGGGTGTGAAGCTCATTTTGCCGAAGTGTTTAAATTTACCAAGGCTGAAGCGGCATTGGCTGCGGGGATTTTTCATCGGGAAGAAGTGCCTATTCAGTCGGTGAAACAGCATCTTGCCGAACAGGGCATTGAGGTGCGAAAGTAA
- a CDS encoding TIGR03960 family B12-binding radical SAM protein — protein MHEQNYQYILNRVQTPTRYSGSEINTVKKDLSQVDLTFALAFPDLYEIGTSHFGLQILYSILNNREDIAAERFFAPAPDMEALMREKEVPCLSMESRIPLDQFDIIGVSLLYELNFTNILTLFDLSGIPFYAEQRDENFPLIIAGGPCAFNPEPLADFFDAFIIGDGEESITQVADTVIRFKKEGDGNKKTLLRMLSQIEGVYVPSFFTVSKNNAGHQILTPLYEDHARVKRAIVPELTFADFPISPIVPFGKPVHDRLRLEIARGCSRGCRFCQAGMIYRPVRERSLEDLLKITKTSLETTGYSDISLLSLSTGDYSQLAVLMEELLLLSKGQCNSISLPSIRAEKLTPQLMELIKSVRKTGFTIAPEAGTQRLRDIINKNLTEESIEKTVENALALGWKNIKLYFMTGLPFEQMDDIQGIADLTRRLASTYTKGKQMINASVTCFIPKAHTPFQNHAQMTLEQTLEKLQYLKDNLRHPKVKLKWQDPKMSLLEGVWARGDRRLSPLLVKAFELGCRLDGWSDRFNFSLWEQAFEATGIDPAFYTTRPRTPGEPLPWDHIDAGIKKEFLESELKKAEEMALTPDCRENTCTGCGICNFKTIAPVVQKSRAGQESLLDKTADKRIEAQVDRLPDDAFIKYELKFSKLNDARFFGHLEMATIFQRAVKRTGFAVKYSKGFNPSMRMSFATALPLGMESEEEGLYIYLEKGLKPHKIMKSLNGQLPRGIEITNCGLFRKSIENQSTQDTYLITFATPCIGQPELDRFLALPEFMVEDISKKGKIRRTDLRKALSSIRMISPVCLEVTLTPYNARIVRPAELLGSGFGVDETVLKDARIKKIKS, from the coding sequence ATGCACGAACAAAATTATCAATACATCCTTAACCGGGTCCAGACCCCGACCCGGTATTCCGGCAGTGAAATCAACACCGTCAAAAAAGACCTGTCCCAGGTTGATCTGACCTTTGCCCTGGCCTTTCCGGACTTATATGAAATCGGCACATCCCACTTTGGGCTTCAAATCCTTTATTCCATCCTCAACAACCGGGAAGACATTGCAGCAGAACGATTTTTTGCCCCGGCCCCGGACATGGAAGCCCTGATGCGGGAAAAAGAAGTGCCCTGTCTTTCCATGGAAAGCCGAATCCCCCTGGACCAGTTCGATATCATCGGTGTCAGCCTTTTGTATGAGCTCAATTTCACCAATATCCTGACCCTGTTTGATCTGTCCGGAATCCCATTTTACGCGGAGCAGCGGGATGAAAACTTTCCGTTGATCATTGCCGGCGGCCCCTGCGCCTTCAACCCCGAACCCCTGGCTGATTTTTTCGATGCCTTTATCATCGGGGACGGGGAAGAGTCGATCACCCAGGTGGCAGATACCGTTATACGATTTAAAAAAGAGGGGGACGGCAACAAAAAAACTTTACTCCGGATGCTTTCCCAAATTGAGGGCGTGTATGTGCCGTCTTTTTTTACAGTATCCAAGAATAACGCAGGCCACCAGATTCTGACGCCACTATATGAGGACCATGCTCGGGTCAAGCGGGCCATCGTGCCGGAATTGACCTTTGCCGATTTTCCCATTTCACCCATTGTGCCATTCGGGAAACCGGTCCATGACCGCCTGCGCCTGGAGATCGCCAGGGGATGCTCCAGGGGCTGTAGGTTCTGCCAGGCCGGGATGATTTACAGACCCGTGCGAGAACGAAGCCTGGAAGACCTTCTTAAAATAACCAAAACCTCACTGGAAACCACAGGGTACTCTGACATTTCTCTTCTCTCTTTGAGCACAGGAGATTATTCGCAACTTGCTGTACTCATGGAAGAACTTCTGCTGTTGAGCAAGGGCCAGTGCAATTCCATCAGCCTGCCGTCCATCCGGGCGGAAAAACTGACCCCCCAGCTCATGGAGCTGATTAAAAGTGTACGCAAAACCGGCTTTACCATTGCACCCGAAGCCGGGACCCAGCGCCTGCGGGACATCATCAATAAAAACCTCACCGAAGAGAGCATTGAAAAAACTGTTGAGAATGCCCTGGCCTTGGGCTGGAAAAATATCAAGCTCTACTTCATGACAGGCCTTCCCTTTGAACAGATGGACGACATCCAAGGCATTGCCGACCTTACCCGGCGCCTGGCCTCCACCTATACCAAGGGAAAACAGATGATCAATGCCTCTGTTACCTGTTTTATCCCAAAAGCCCACACCCCGTTCCAGAATCATGCCCAGATGACTCTGGAGCAGACCCTTGAAAAGTTGCAGTATCTCAAAGACAATTTGCGGCATCCTAAGGTCAAGCTCAAATGGCAGGATCCGAAGATGAGTCTTCTGGAAGGGGTATGGGCCAGAGGAGACCGGCGTCTTTCACCGCTTCTGGTCAAGGCATTTGAACTGGGGTGCCGCCTGGACGGATGGAGCGATCGCTTCAATTTCAGCCTGTGGGAGCAAGCCTTTGAGGCCACAGGCATTGATCCGGCCTTTTATACCACCCGCCCAAGAACGCCTGGAGAACCATTGCCCTGGGACCACATCGATGCCGGAATTAAAAAAGAATTCCTGGAAAGCGAATTAAAAAAAGCCGAAGAGATGGCCCTGACACCGGACTGCCGGGAGAACACCTGTACCGGGTGCGGCATTTGCAACTTTAAAACCATTGCCCCCGTGGTTCAAAAAAGCAGGGCCGGTCAGGAATCGCTTTTGGATAAAACTGCGGATAAACGAATTGAAGCCCAGGTGGACCGTCTGCCGGACGACGCGTTCATCAAATATGAATTAAAATTTTCCAAATTGAACGATGCGCGGTTTTTCGGACACCTGGAAATGGCCACTATTTTTCAGCGAGCAGTCAAGCGCACAGGTTTTGCCGTAAAATACTCCAAGGGTTTTAACCCGTCCATGCGCATGTCCTTTGCCACCGCCCTGCCCCTTGGGATGGAAAGCGAAGAAGAGGGCCTTTACATCTATCTTGAAAAAGGCTTAAAGCCCCACAAGATCATGAAATCTTTAAACGGCCAACTCCCCCGGGGCATTGAGATTACCAACTGTGGACTTTTCCGTAAATCAATAGAAAACCAATCTACCCAGGACACCTATCTAATAACATTTGCAACACCCTGTATAGGTCAACCTGAACTGGACCGGTTTCTGGCCCTGCCTGAA
- a CDS encoding DUF4438 domain-containing protein, with the protein MLKTNKNKVVEMFLACKPGMPRAGAGWKVDHKGNPFLLPGIGGITLNVQAGDSAFGLAGDHIEPGVSCTANMEKPNDFPNNTLQLFSCVGNQAKIISGDAQGDTGVVIGHHGGSEHVIVEFPRKTKEMMSYDDKILIRAKGQGLALTDYPEIKLFNLDPDLLEKMNIIEKGAGMLQVPVTTIVPAPCMGSGVGRAHVGAGDYDVMTSDPDTVKKYNLDKIRFGDFVALMDHDNSYGRAYVQGAISIGIVVHSDCLLAGHGPGVSTLLTCTTPKIEPIIDPAANIADLLSIGSAAAAGGDA; encoded by the coding sequence ATGTTAAAAACAAACAAAAATAAAGTGGTTGAAATGTTTCTGGCCTGCAAACCCGGCATGCCCCGGGCAGGGGCCGGCTGGAAAGTGGATCATAAGGGAAATCCTTTTCTTTTGCCCGGTATCGGCGGCATCACCCTCAATGTCCAGGCCGGGGATTCCGCCTTCGGTCTTGCCGGCGATCATATCGAACCCGGGGTATCCTGCACGGCTAATATGGAAAAACCCAATGATTTTCCCAATAATACCCTGCAGCTGTTCTCCTGTGTGGGCAACCAGGCGAAAATCATTTCCGGGGACGCCCAGGGAGACACCGGCGTGGTCATTGGCCACCATGGCGGTTCCGAACATGTGATTGTGGAATTCCCCAGAAAAACAAAAGAGATGATGAGCTATGATGACAAAATCCTGATCCGGGCCAAAGGCCAGGGCTTGGCCCTGACCGATTATCCCGAAATCAAGCTGTTCAATCTGGACCCGGATCTGCTGGAAAAGATGAATATTATTGAAAAAGGGGCAGGGATGCTCCAGGTGCCGGTAACCACCATCGTGCCTGCACCCTGCATGGGATCAGGTGTTGGCCGGGCCCATGTAGGGGCCGGCGATTACGATGTTATGACCTCGGATCCGGATACCGTGAAAAAATACAACCTGGATAAAATCAGATTTGGGGATTTTGTGGCCCTCATGGACCATGACAATTCCTATGGCAGGGCCTATGTCCAGGGCGCGATTTCCATTGGTATTGTGGTGCATTCAGACTGCCTGCTGGCCGGCCACGGCCCGGGAGTCTCCACACTGTTGACCTGTACAACCCCGAAAATTGAACCAATAATCGATCCTGCTGCCAATATCGCCGATCTTCTGAGTATCGGCAGCGCGGCCGCGGCCGGTGGAGACGCATAA
- a CDS encoding HDOD domain-containing protein, translating into MTSLQVLIKEIKNLKPIPAVVTSLLGVVDDPNASMKDITKIIQYDPAITAETLRTANSAYFGLKHPAETIQEAATMIGTDRLVDLVMLKVSAQITKGTQKGYDLHEGALWKYSVSSALIAKQVASQLNLSNKNYIFTASLLKDIGKTVLDKFVQDAFEKIYNLVVNENFSFMEAEKQIIGVNHAELGGMIAKMWKFSPKMVGIIRNHHLTSETMVRDKDIAVVYLADCICMMMGMGVGADGLAYRFHRQAMEHIGISAEDTLKIIAEFTGRMEEVEALLKMA; encoded by the coding sequence ATGACCAGCCTGCAAGTACTGATCAAGGAAATAAAAAATCTAAAGCCCATCCCTGCCGTGGTCACTTCCCTTTTAGGCGTCGTGGATGACCCCAATGCATCCATGAAAGATATCACCAAAATCATTCAATACGATCCTGCCATTACCGCAGAGACCCTTCGAACGGCTAATTCCGCATACTTTGGTTTAAAACATCCCGCTGAAACTATCCAGGAAGCAGCCACGATGATCGGTACAGATCGACTTGTGGACTTGGTAATGCTCAAGGTAAGCGCGCAGATAACCAAAGGCACACAGAAAGGTTATGATTTGCACGAGGGCGCGTTGTGGAAATACTCCGTATCGTCTGCCCTCATTGCAAAGCAGGTGGCCAGCCAGTTAAATCTGTCAAATAAAAACTATATATTCACAGCCTCGCTTCTCAAGGATATCGGTAAAACCGTTCTGGATAAATTTGTCCAGGATGCCTTTGAAAAAATTTATAATCTGGTTGTCAATGAGAACTTCAGTTTTATGGAGGCAGAAAAGCAGATTATTGGCGTAAATCATGCCGAGCTTGGTGGTATGATTGCCAAAATGTGGAAATTCTCCCCGAAAATGGTCGGTATCATTCGCAACCATCATCTGACCAGCGAGACCATGGTCAGAGACAAGGATATTGCTGTGGTCTATCTGGCCGATTGCATATGCATGATGATGGGCATGGGCGTAGGGGCGGACGGCCTTGCGTATCGATTCCACCGGCAAGCCATGGAGCATATCGGCATTTCAGCCGAAGATACATTAAAAATTATCGCGGAATTCACCGGCCGGATGGAAGAAGTAGAAGCGCTGTTAAAGATGGCCTGA